Proteins found in one Haloferax litoreum genomic segment:
- a CDS encoding DUF1931 family protein: MADLIVKAAVKEALQDKNVASDFYDALDEEVKELLEDAARRAEQNDRKTVQPRDL; this comes from the coding sequence ATGGCAGACCTCATTGTTAAGGCAGCCGTCAAGGAAGCGCTTCAGGACAAGAACGTGGCCTCGGACTTCTACGACGCCCTCGACGAGGAAGTCAAGGAGCTTCTCGAAGACGCTGCACGCCGTGCTGAGCAGAACGACCGTAAGACGGTCCAGCCCCGCGACCTGTAA